Proteins encoded by one window of Prevotella nigrescens:
- a CDS encoding RNA polymerase sigma factor, producing the protein MNEEAFAQIVPRLRRCAIRAGRRVGATETEAEDIAQDVMLRLWQMRNDFGRFVSLEGLVARMAHNLTLNLRRAGNAETIGNSETDALADAQLSPSDVLEAKENLEWLERKIKDLPTTEYTILYMRQVEQRPNEEISHLLGIASTSVSTLLARARRRLLEDIKRRKGR; encoded by the coding sequence ATGAACGAAGAAGCATTTGCACAGATTGTTCCTCGACTTCGGCGTTGTGCTATCAGGGCAGGAAGAAGAGTGGGAGCTACGGAAACAGAGGCGGAAGACATAGCGCAAGACGTTATGCTCCGTCTTTGGCAGATGCGCAATGATTTTGGCAGATTTGTATCGTTGGAAGGCTTGGTGGCGCGAATGGCGCACAACTTAACACTGAATTTGCGCAGGGCTGGTAATGCTGAAACGATAGGGAACAGCGAAACTGATGCGCTTGCTGATGCACAACTATCGCCTTCAGACGTTTTGGAAGCAAAGGAAAACTTGGAATGGTTGGAGAGAAAAATAAAGGATTTGCCAACAACCGAGTACACCATATTATATATGCGGCAGGTGGAACAGCGTCCCAATGAGGAGATTTCGCATTTGTTGGGCATCGCATCAACATCGGTCAGCACGTTGTTGGCTCGGGCGAGGCGAAGGCTGTTGGAAGATATAAAAAGGAGGAAAGGAAGATGA